Proteins encoded by one window of Arachis ipaensis cultivar K30076 chromosome B04, Araip1.1, whole genome shotgun sequence:
- the LOC107637010 gene encoding probable phosphopantothenoylcysteine decarboxylase — protein MSVIPPSTPRRFEATHVAPRKPQVLLAACGCVAAVKFEVLCKCFSQWAEVRAVVTKASQKFVTEFPKAVPVYTDEYELLSWRRLGDPVLHIDLANWAEIMVIAPLSADTLAKIAGGFSDNLLTCVVRAWDYSKPLFVAPSMGTSTWKNPFTDQHLAAINDLGMNVILPQKTASGHTTGAMDEPESIYYNVRFYYNAKMQKKPG, from the exons ATGTCTGTAATTCCGCCTTCTACTCCAAGGAGATTCGAAGCAACACATGTCGCTCCAAGGAAGCCTCAAGTTCTGCTTGCTGCTTGCGGATGTGTAGCTGCTGTAAAATTTGAAGTCCTTTGCAAATGTTTCTCACAGTGGGCGGAAGTAAGGGCAGTTGTCACGAAAGCCTCTCAGAAATTTGTTACTGAATTTCCCAAAGCTGTGCCTGTATATACTGATGAGTATGAATTGCTTAGTTGGAGAAGATTGGGTGATCCAGTTCTTCATATTGATCTTGCTAACTGGGCTGAAATCATGGTCATTGCCCCATTATCAGCAGACACTCTTGCTAAG ATTGCTGGAGGGTTCAGTGACAATTTGCTCACATGTGTTGTAAGAGCTTGGGACTACAGCAAGCCACTCTTTGTTGCACCATCCATGGGAACTTCAACATGGAAAAACCCTTTCACTGATCAGCATCTCGCTGCCATTAATGACCTTGGAATGAATGTCATCCTCCCACAGAAGACAGCTTCGGGGCATACCACCGGAGCCATGGATGAGCCTGAAAGTATCTACTACAATGTGAGGTTCTACTATAATGCAAAGATGCAGAAGAAACCGGGGTAG
- the LOC107637011 gene encoding pentatricopeptide repeat-containing protein At3g16610-like: MMIRAYAWNAPFQQAIDLYYKMLQLGVTPNKFTFPFILKACSALQDIQVGQEIHKHAEQLGLEMDVYVCTALVDMYAKCGDLFQAQTLFNCMSSRDIVAWNAIIAGFSLHTLHNETMELLVQMQQAGIVPNSSTIVAVLPTVGQANALSQGKAIHGYSLRKMFSDSVVVGTGLLDMYAKCHHLSYARKIFDRMKQKNEICWTAMIGGYVACDFMTNALALFDEMVHVYELNPTPVTLASILRACAKLTDLNKGQSLHCYMIKSGMDLDTTVGNSLISIYAKCGMMEDAVGFLEEIVKVSDS; encoded by the coding sequence ATGATGATCAGAGCTTATGCCTGGAATGCACCCTTTCAACAAGCCATAGATTTGTACTATAAGATGTTGCAACTTGGGGTGACACCCAACAAATTCACTTTCCCTTTTATTCTCAAAGCTTGTTCGGCTCTGCAAGATATACAAGTTGGGCAAGAAATCCACAAGCATGCCGAGCAACTTGGTCTCGAAATGGACGTTTATGTTTGCACAGCCTTGGTTGACATGTATGCCAAATGTGGAGATTTGTTTCAAGCACAAACCTTATTTAATTGTATGTCCAGCAGGGATATTGTGGCATGGAATGCCATCATTGCTGGGTTTTCACTGCATACACTTCACAATGAAACTATGGAGTTACTTGTACAAATGCAACAAGCAGGAATAGTTCCCAATTCTTCAACTATTGTAGCAGTTCTACCCACAGTTGGACAAGCTAATGCATTAAGCCAGGGAAAGGCAATCCATGGTTACTCTTTAAGGAAAATGTTCAGTGACAGTGTTGTTGTTGGAACTGGTCTTTTGGATATGTATGCTAAATGCCATCATTTATCTTATGCCAGGAAGATTTTTGATCGGATGAAGCAAAAGAATGAGATATGTTGGACTGCTATGATTGGAGGATATGTTGCTTGTGATTTCATGACAAATGCATTGGCCCTTTTTGATGAGATGGTACATGTTTATGAGTTAAACCCTACACCAGTTACTCTTGCAAGCATACTTCGAGCTTGTGCTAAGCTTACTGATTTGAACAAAGGGCAAAGCTTACATTGTTACATGATTAAATCAGGGATGGACTTAGATACAACGGTAGGAAACTCACTCATATCAATTTATGCTAAGTGTGGGATGATGGAGGATGCAGTCGGATTTCTTGAGGAAATTGTGAAGGTATCAGACTCTTGA
- the LOC110271578 gene encoding putative pentatricopeptide repeat-containing protein At3g23330 — protein sequence MVDLLARAGNLDEAYIFIQRMPFEPDVRVWSALLAACRTHRNIEMGEEVSKRIQKLGPESTGNFVLMSNIYSSVGRWDDAAQIRTIQQHQGYKKSPGCSWVKVSGVIHGFIGGDQSHPQSASINKKLQELLVQMKRLGYSADSNFVLHDVEEEEKEQILLYHSEKIAIAFGLLNISPSKPILVTKNLRICVDCHSAIKFMALITNREIIVRDASRFHHFKNGICNCGDFW from the coding sequence ATGGTGGACCTTCTCGCCCGAGCAGGAAATTTGGATGAAGCATACATCTTTATTCAAAGGATGCCATTCGAGCCTGATGTTCGTGTATGGAGTGCATTGCTTGCTGCATGTAGGACCCACAGAAATATTGAAATGGGGGAAGAAGTGTCAAAGAGGATCCAGAAGCTGGGACCTGAAAGTACAGGAAACTTTGTTCTTATGTCAAACATCTATAGCTCTGTTGGGAGATGGGATGATGCAGCACAAATCAGAACAATACAACAGCATCAAGGTTACAAGAAAAGCCCAGGATGCAGTTGGGTTAAGGTCTCTGGCGTAATCCATGGATTTATTGGCGGGGATCAATCTCATCCACAATCAGCatccataaataaaaaattacaggAGCTGCTAGTGCAAATGAAAAGGCTGGGATACAGTGCAGATTCTAATTTTGTTCTCCatgatgttgaagaagaggagaaAGAACAGATTCTCCTATATCATAGTGAAAAAATAGCCATTGCATTTGGACTTCTTAATATCAGCCCCTCCAAGCCCATTCTAGTTACAAAAAATCTGAGAATTTGTGTTGACTGCCATTCTGCAATAAAGTTTATGGCACTCATAACAAATAGGGAGATAATAGTGAGAGATGCAAGTCGATTCCATCATTTTAAGAACGGCATATGCAATTGTGGGGATTTCTGGTGA